A genomic segment from Desulfurella amilsii encodes:
- a CDS encoding flagellar basal body L-ring protein FlgH, with product MKWKHLSLVSIAFVLASCSNAQIKANYEKMPQYVKDQPSIEESNKGALGSLWSDGSSSLVGDIKASHVGDLVTVIVSEQTVSQNTSQTQTSESSTTNSGLTTLLGMQNRIFSALNLANGGNNNLTNFGGSSSYKGTGTNQSSNTLTATLEARIIKALPNNRFFIRGEKQVYTNGEENTVVLTGIISKYDISSSNTIDSSLISDAKIYYNGNGVVSDTHNIGWLAKLWQLIRPF from the coding sequence ATGAAGTGGAAACACTTAAGTTTAGTAAGCATCGCTTTTGTGCTTGCTTCATGCTCAAACGCTCAAATCAAAGCAAATTACGAAAAAATGCCGCAATATGTAAAAGATCAGCCATCTATAGAAGAAAGTAATAAAGGTGCTTTAGGGTCTTTGTGGAGCGATGGTTCTTCTAGCCTAGTTGGTGATATAAAAGCTTCACATGTAGGTGATTTGGTAACAGTAATTGTTAGCGAACAAACTGTAAGTCAAAATACTTCTCAAACACAAACAAGTGAGTCATCCACAACAAATAGTGGCCTTACCACACTGCTTGGTATGCAAAATCGCATTTTTAGCGCTCTTAATTTAGCAAATGGAGGCAATAACAATCTAACAAACTTCGGTGGCTCAAGTAGCTATAAGGGTACTGGCACAAACCAATCGAGCAACACACTAACAGCAACCTTAGAAGCAAGAATTATTAAAGCATTACCTAATAACAGGTTCTTTATAAGAGGCGAGAAACAAGTATATACAAATGGCGAGGAGAACACAGTAGTATTAACAGGAATAATAAGCAAATACGATATTTCAAGCTCCAATACAATTGACTCAAGCTTGATTTCTGATGCTAAAATATATTATAATGGTAATGGTGTCGTAAGTGATACGCACAACATAGGGTGGCTTGCAAAATTATGGCAACTTATAAGACCTTTTTAA